A region of Vigna radiata var. radiata cultivar VC1973A unplaced genomic scaffold, Vradiata_ver6 scaffold_70, whole genome shotgun sequence DNA encodes the following proteins:
- the LOC106779977 gene encoding protein ACTIVITY OF BC1 COMPLEX KINASE 7, chloroplastic, translating to MAVMMTLQGYCYNNIKLGNQRRALHNLSFPGSISVRKLSKNRRSKSDKSENDKFPRFLIEMRQTGLPPSKYGTNGRVVKMVPTNEVVKRKTMSENKVEIGSSSKQDVNGASLVRRDPSLALTKTVKSRTSKELPPLEELKVLPSDEGFSWANENYNSVQRSIDVWSFVLSLRIRVLLDNAKWAYLGGFTEEKQKRRRQKTAAWLRESVLQLGPTFIKLGQLSSTRSDLFPQEFVDELAKLQDRVPAFSPKRARGFIESELGAPINVLFKEFEDRPIAAASLGQVHRAILHNGEKVVLKVQRPGLKKLFDIDLRNLKLIAEYFQRSETLGGPTRDWVGIYEECATILYQEIDYINEGKNADRFRRDFRNIKWVRVPLVYWDYTASKVLTLEYVPGIKINEVDMLTSRGYDRLQISSRTIEAYLIQILKTGFFHADPHPGNLAVDVDEAIIYYDFGMMGDIKSFTRERLLELFYAVYEKDAKKVMECLIDLGALQPTGDLSSVRRSVQFFLDNLLSQTPDQQQTLSAIGEDLFAIAQDQPFRFPSTFTFVIRAFSTLEGLGYILNPDFSFVKIAAPYAQELLDIRQKQRTGPQLVEEIRKQADDARTNSISMPYRVQRIEEFVKQLESGDLKLRVRVLESERAARKATILQMATMYSVLGGTLLNLGITLSSQGNQAFANGSFLGAGIFAALLLRSMQRVKKLDKFEKMI from the exons ATGGCAGTAATGATGACTTTGCAAGGTTATTGTTACAACAATATAAAGTTGGGAAATCAGCGAAGAGCACTACACAATCTCAGTTTTCCAGGCTCAATTTCAGTTCGTAAGTTGTCAAAGAATAGAAGGTCAAAATCTGATAAGTCGGAGAATGATAAATTTCCTAGATTCCTGATTGAAATGCGACAGACAGGATTGCCTCCATCAAAATATGGTACAAAtggtagagttgtcaaaatggttCCAACAAATGAGGTAGTGAAAAGAAAGACAATGTCAGAGAATAAAGTGGAAATAGGGAGCAGTTCAAAGCAAGATGTTAATGGAGCAAGTTTAGTAAGAAGGGACCCTAGCCTGGCATTGACAAAGACAGTGAAATCTAGAACCTCTAAAGAACTTCCACCACTAGAAGAGCTAAAAGTTTTGCCCTCGGATGAAGGCTTCAGTTGGGCCAATGAAAATTACAATTCCGTGCAGAGATCTATTGATGTTTGGTCTTTTGTTCTTTCCTTACGTATTCGAGTTCTATTGGACAATGCAAAATGGGCATATTTGGGTGGCTTTACAGAAGAAAAACAG AAAAGAAGAAGGCAGAAAACTGCTGCATGGCTAAGGGAAAGTGTATTACAGCTTGGTCCAACTTTCATTAAACTTGGACAGTTATCATCAACAAGGTCGGATCTATTTCCTCAGGAGTTTGTAGATGAGCTTGCGAAATTGCAG GACAGGGTACCTGCTTTTTCTCCTAAGAGAGCAAGAGGCTTTATTGAGAGTGAATTAGGAGCTCCCATTAATGTATTGTTTAAAGAGTTTGAAGATCGGCCCATTGCTGCTGCTAGTCTTGGTCAG GTTCATCGAGCGATATTACACAATGGAGAAAAAGTAGTTCTCAAAGTCCAAAGGCCTGGACTAAAGAAGCTTTTTGACATTGACTTGC GAAACTTAAAGCTGATTGCAGAATATTTTCAAAGAAGTGAAACTCTAGGGGGTCCAACAAGAGATTGGGTTGGTATATATGAAGAATGTGCAAC GATTTTGTATCAAgaaattgattatataaatgAAGGAAAGAATGCTGATAGATTCCGTCGAGATTTTCGAAACATAAAGTGGGTCCGAGTACCT CTGGTTTATTGGGATTATACTGCATCGAAGGTATTGACATTGGAGTATGTACCAG GTATCAAAATAAATGAAGTGGATATGTTAACTTCACGTGGTTATGATCGATTACAAATCTCATCACGCACTATTGAGGCATACTTGATTCAG ATATTGAAAACTGGTTTCTTTCATGCTGATCCACATCCTGGAAATCTTGCCGTTGATGTTGATGAagcaattatttattatgacttTGGTATGATGGGGGACATAAAATCTTTCACCCGAGAGAGGCTGCTTGAACTGTTTTATGCTGTCTATGAGAAGGATGCCAAAAAG GTTATGGAATGCCTTATAGATCTTGGAGCCCTCCAACCAACTGGTGACCTATCATCA GTGAGGAGATCTGTGCAGTTTTTCTTGGACAATCTTCTAAGCCAGACACCAGATCAACAACAGACTTTATCTGCAATTGGGGAG GATTTATTTGCAATAGCACAAGATCAGCCTTTCCGCTTTCCATCTACCTTCACCTTTGTCATTAGGGCCTTTTCTACCCTTGAAG GATTAGGTTATATTCTCAATCCAGATTTCTCCTTTGTGAAGATTGCCGCACCTTATGCACAG GAACTTCTAGATATAAGGCAAAAGCAGCGCACTGGGCCACAACTTGTGGAGGAGATAAGGAAACAAGCCGATGAT GCAAGAACCAATTCGATATCTATGCCATATAGAGTTCAAAGAATAGAGGAATTTGTCAAGCAACTTGAGTCAGGAGATCTGAAACTTCGAGTTCGAGTTCTTGAG TCTGAAAGAGCTGCTAGGAAAGCAACAATTTTACAAATGGCTACTATGTATTCGGTATTGGGGGGAACCTTGCTAAATCTTGGTATCACTTTGAGTAGCCAAGGCAATCAAGCATTTGCAAATGGATCATTCCTTGGTGCAG GCATTTTTGCGGCACTACTTTTAAGGTCTATGCAACGGGTGAAGAAACTTGATAAATTTGAGAAAATGATATAA